In the genome of Lentisphaera araneosa HTCC2155, the window CTCTCTCCCTTTTCTATATAGTAAGGTAGTGACTCGCTTATCTTTTTTAAGGTCAGTTCCTTTTCAAGGGTTTTTGACGATAGCTTTGATTGTATAGGTTCTGAATTAGGGATGAAGTAAGGGATATGTTGGCTTTTTAATAACTTTGCCAACTTATTTAGATTCGATACTCGAATAGTTTCAACCTTCCCATTGAACCATTTACTGATGGTTTGACCAGACACTCCTATAGTCTCTCCCAACTCATCATTGTTGATAGATAGATGACTTTTACAGTCTTTTATTGATGTAATCAGCTCTTCTGTGATTCTCATGAGGTATCCTCGTTACTTAATTCTTAATTAAGGTAGTTCAATTTCCTTAAGCGTCAAATAAAGTACTATATTTTATTTTAAGTTTATAAAAAAGTCTAATTTTATTAAAAAAAGTTATTGAAATCCCGCCTTTAGTGCGTTATGATTATTTTATTATATGAAATAACGAGGTGAAGAATGAAACTAAAACAGCTACTAAAAAAAAGAATTTCTGAACGAGAGCAGAAGCTTAAATGTCAGGTAAAAGTCGGCACAATCAAGTGCCAAGTAAAAGTCGGCACAATTCAGTGTCGAGATAAATCATAAAGGAAAACAATATGCGTATTGAACATTACATACCGCTTATACCCCCGGCGCCATCGTCTATATGGAGCGATGCTCACTTTGAAAGTGAATTGAGTGAGGAGAAATTACTATTGCCTATACCACCCCTACCCATAAGGCCCTATATATCAAAAGATAAAGATGATCAAGTCTATTATGCGGAACTTAAATTCTTTAAAGGAGAGGATTCTACAGTGAATGCCGTTCCCATTTCGAGCCGAATTATTCAAATGACCCCAGAGCTCGTTGAGCACCTTGCTCATGTCTTTGAAGCTTACGAGGGAGATATATAAGGATGGATCAACTCAAACCAATACTAATAGATATTTTTGCAGAATTATCTAAAAAAGTTACTGAGAATAAATTGACTCCGACGGGAGTCGATTACATAGATAAATTGCTTGATGGAGGATTACTAGAAGACGACTTTGTCAACTTCATGGGCCCCTCGGGATATGGCAAGACTACGATCATGAATCAATTATTAGCTTCTTATGTTGAAGCTAGTAGGAGAGCCTTGCTTATCTCAACTGAGCAGAGTTTTAAAGGGGATATAGCAAGTCGTTGGCAAACACTAATGACTGGGGAATCTAAGAATGCCTTCTTAAGCGGACATGTGGATGAGAGGGCTCAAGCTTTATTAAAAACTAAAATTACTCATTGGGAAAAATTCGCAATATTTGAGTCTTGGGCAAAGAAGGAGAAATTGGATTTATTACTTGAAATTGAGCAGTTGATAATACAAGAGCAACCGGAGGTGGTGCTGTTCGATGGGTGGCAGCGAGCGGCTGATTTAGTTACAAAAGGTTCAAAGAATTCAAAACTAGATCTTCGAGAAGCACTCCAAGGTTTGAAAAATCTCGCTATCAAGCACCAAATACCAATCATGATTACCCATCAGTTAAATGGCGTTGCGGCATCGAAAGGCAACGTGAATGCTATATCACAATTCGATGCTCAAGAAGACAAAGATTTCGTACATCGTTTCGACATGAGTATCGTTTTTTCTAGAACTAATATCGATGGGGTAACAATCATGCAAACTGGGAAATCAAGGCACTCTGAGCCGTCACAAGTAGAGGTCCGCTTGAATGGCGAATTCTGCAAATTTGAGCTTGTCGATGAGGGGCAAGATAGCGAAGAAATGAATGATTTCGGGTCTATCTAGATGAAGGATCGAGAGGGTATAATAAAGGCTCTGCCGACACCTTTTTCCCTAGAGGGGCATCCTGCTTTTTGCCAGCATGTTATACCGTCGGAAAATAAGGACCTGGTTTTCCTCTACTTGGATCTGCTGCCGCATTTAACACTCAATGAGGCCTTATTAATCTCAGTGATTTTTCATAATAAAGATGGGGCATATAAGGAGGACCATTGGCAGAGTAAGTTTCACGACTGGTGTAGTCGCTCGACTTTCAAAAGAACAGTCAATTCAATAAATGACAAAGATTTAATTAGTCAACTCCTTACTAAGGGCAATTATTCGTTGACTCTTAAGGAAGATGTATTGATAAAGTTCTGTGCGGATGCAGGTCTTAAGCGAGGAAAAGGTAAACTGCTTTTAGCGGGTAAATTCATTGCAATTAACAAGGTCCTAGTCAAAACGTACGGTCTTCATGGTGCTATCATACTCGAGCAGGTCCATAGATGGCATAATTATCTGTTGTCTAGCGAACGAGATTTGAGTAAGTCAAAATACTTCCTTTATGGGCATCCCTGGCTCAGGAGATCGGTAAGTAATATCCAAAAAATGGACCTTCCATTTATTGGGCTCACAGCTTTAAAGCAACACATGAAGTCAATTAGTACGAGTGACCCTGAGAAGTTTACTCAATTTCCTTTGCTTCAGGTCAAGTTCGGGAATTGCCGTAATGTGTCTCACTGGAGTATAAATTACGATCTACTTTTAAAAGCATTAGAGCCACAATCATCGGGTGAAAATCCAGCATCTTTGATATCCATGTTATTCCTCGAATCTAGGGACGCCGAATCAAAGAAGCGAATAGCCTATCTCTTAGCTTTTTGTAGTCGAAAAGGAAATGAAAGCCACTCGGATCAGGTACTTTACGACGAGGGTCTAATTGGTGTCAGGTACTTTGAAAAAGTTGTGGAGGTCCTGGTGTGGGAGTTCTCGAAGTCTTCACAAGGTAATTTAAAAAAAATCCTTATAACTCGATATCGCAAGATGGGCATTAGCCTCCTGTTAATGGATTTAATACGTGTGGTGAGCTCTTTTTATATAAAAAGCGGTGGGAGATATATACCTATTTCCTTGAAGGAAAATGAGTTAATAAGATCATCTCGATACCCTAAGGAAGACTCTAAAGAGTTGATTGACTTTATCCGTGACGTACAAGGAGTGAAAAATCTGTTGAATTCCTATTTGCACTACCTGCTTGAACACGCCGATAAGGTTAAGCGAGTAGGGCATATCCGTATGGCCTGGCGCCAATACGCTGAGGATTGTCTATGAATGTCAAATCCGACCAACTGAGCTTACCAAATCCGACCATCTGCGGCGGCCAACTCTACTATAAAGCATTGCTACTAAACAGCATTATACCTAAAGGTATAATATATAAAACATATAAAAATTTAAGTGTACTTTATCTTAGGACTGTGAGAGCCCTAGCCATAAGTCCTAAACTCTTTTTGAGGTCGGTTGAAGATTATATAAACTACTGTAAATTAAGTATAGGAACTGCACTAGAAGTGGGTTACCTCAATAAGTTATTACACGCGCTATATAAAAAACCCTTTACCGCACCGACACGCCGCGCTAAGAAAATAATTTATCTGCCATCAAGATACCTCAAAACAATAGCCATTACTTGGTTTTTGTTGCTATGTACTTGTGTCCCACTTCTCCTTATGAAAAAATTAGATCCTTACTCACCCCAGTCACCAGACCATTTTTGGCAGTATGCAAATCATCTGTATGCTTTACCCTTGGAAGATAGAGTTTATCCTATTCACGATGTGGATAGGGTATGCAACATCCTAGATTACCTTTTGTACAAAGAGCTACAAGTAGCGTCTACGAGATCTAGTCAGTATGCCTTGGCATCGGCCAGGGAAATCTATGATGATATTGCTAGGAGCTCTTTAAGGTGGCCTCTCGAAGCTTATTTATTGTCAGGATTACCCTCAAGTGATATCTCACAGTTACTAGATGTGCCAATCAAGACAATAGGATCATATAAAAGTACTTTTTTCGACCTAGGCCCTGTCATAGATCGCCCTCAGCTTCTTAACTCCTTTCTCTATGCAAATTGCACAGATCTAGCTGAAGACATCCAGGCAAAGCAAATGGTGGTTCAGTTAGGCTTAGATGCATACCTATTCAATTTTCATCAAGTGCCGCTAGCAGAGCCGCAACAGAAGTCTTTACATCAAAGCTGTAAAGAGGCATACCAGTCGCAAAAATCCTTGGCCTTGGCAGGAGTGACTCAACTTTCAAAATCGCAGATTGAAGTAGAGCTTCTCCTTCTCAAAGAACGTCAAGTAGCAGCATCTGAAATGAGGATAAATCACGGCGGAGAAGTAGGGCAGGATTGGGATGATGACTCAATTCCTTTAGACAAGCTAAGAGCATTAGATCTTCGTAATATTCAAGAGCGAGCCGGAGAGGCAGTAGTTAAATTACAGCAATCACAGGAACTGTCTCCACATATGGCTGCTATATCAATGATTCGACAAAATGGAGGTGGGCTATGAGCTCAAAAGTAAGTAATTGTCTGTGGAAGAATCAGGCCGCCACTGAGTGGTTATACAAACGTATGGATTTAACAAGATCCTGGTCTACATGGTCTAGATACCATAAAAACCGCATAGAGTTTTGTATGAAAGCTACAGCTTTATCAGGGAAGCGAAAAAGTTTTATGATCCCGTCTTCACTAGTAGCAGGTATTTGTGAAATAGAAGAGGCTATAAAAAAGAAAAAATCAGCTAGATACACTCTAGAAGTCAGAAAAGCTCTAGCCTATCTAGGCCTCACATTTACAAATACGAATCACTTTATGAAGAGTCGTAAGCTCTCCAAGAAAGTAAGAGAATCGAGACGTTCATACTTAATGAGAAAAACTTCAAACACAGCCGAATTCTTTGAGTTAGCAGCAAGGCTTTACGATAAAATCCCCATCTCCAAAAGGCATCCCTTGCAGATAAAACCCATTTATTTGAAGGTGAAATAATTGAGTGATTTCATAAAATACCTTGAAGAGTATGGGATGATAAAAAGAGCTTCTCAACTCACTATCACCGAATGGGCTGTAATCAATAATTTGCGGCAAAGTCTATACGAGAGAGCCTGTTTATTAGGGCACTCTGAAAAGGACCTCAAAAATCTCAAAAATAAACTAAAACATAAGGAAGGTACAAAATGAAAAATGAACAAAGCAAACATAGAGAATTATCAGAGTTAGAAAAACAAGTTCTTGAGATGCGTAAGACTGCAAAAACACTTGAAGACTTTCAGGTGATTAACGACCTGAAGGAAGCATCAAGAATAAAAAATGCGCAAAGAGTCCTGCAAGAAATGATGCCTGAGATCCTTGAGTCTTCAAGAGCACAAGAGATTTTATTACATGATATAGCATTTAAAACGGCACATAAAGAGTACCACGATGCTCGAGTTCAAGGGAAGTCTGCAGAAGAGCTGTTAAGCTTAAATAAACGACTTCATCATGCAGCCGAACTTAATGAAAAAGTACTGAAAAATGACTGAAGAAGAATTGTTAGGTTTTATTCCCTATCTGGATAAGGCGTTGGTAGAAGAACTCCTAGCAACAGGAGTAATTACAAAGGAAATGCACCTGTCGTTTTTAAGTAATTATACTGGAGCGACAGGCGACATCTCGGTCTACCTTCCGTATACAGCACAGCTCAAAGGCAATCCTTATAGCTTACTGAACTTTCCGATGTTCAGACCTTTGTTCAATTTGAATCTAGAAGCGCAGCAAGTTACCTATCAGTGCTGCAGGCAGGTGGGGAAAACAGAATCTCTGTCATCGTTAGTTTGCCTTAAGGCGAGAGTTCGGGATAACTACAATTCTTTAGTTGTCGCACCCCGACACGAGCAGGCTACTCGGATCTCAGCGGCGAAAACTATTCCATTCCTTAAGGAATCTTTAGCAGCCAAGCTCCCTAAGTTCTATGTGGATTCTCTCCGCGATGTACACAAGCAAGAAATAACACTTAAGAATCAAAATAAGATCTATTTTATAGGGTGCTACCTTAGTCCAGATGCAGCTAGGGGTTTAAGTACCGAGTGTGTCTACTACGATGAGTATCAGGATATAAATCCCGAGCATACGCCAGTAGTAAATGCCTGCAAGGATGGCTCGATGCTCTATGGCGAAGAGTACTATTTCGGAACTCCCAAATCCACGTCTGGACCACTTACAGAAAAATTCATGGAGGGATCTCAGGGGTATTGGTGTGTAAGCTGCCCAAGTTGCGATAAAGAAGTCTGGGCCAATGATGATATAGATGACGCAGGCAGCTATGCATGTGAGCGCATTATAGGGATCGAAGGCCCCACGTGTATATATTGCGAATACGTGTTCACTTTTGAAGAAGTTCTTTATAAGGGCTACTACAAGCATCGTCATCCCGAACGATTAAAAAAGCAAATAATTGAGGGGAGGGAAGTTCTCGGTAAAGCCTCCTATCACATATGCCAAAGTTTTCATCCAGCCCACATGGTGTCAAAAGCGAAATGGGCGGACTTATATAACAAAGCCAATGGATCCATGGATCGCGTAACCTTCCTCAATGAGTGCATGGGTATTGCGGCTGATCGAGGTAATGTTTTAATCACACCTCAAGAATTAGCTGATTGTTGCTCCGAAGATGCAACTCACATTAATAGTTTGCAGAGCGCTCTGACTAGATCACGAGTTAAAAATAGTAGGGTATATATCGCCATAGACTGGAGTGGGTTCGGTGGCCAAGCTAGTGATTCGTATACTTCGTTAGTAATTTTCCGGCAGGATCTAACTAGGCCAGATTACATAGAGGTATTATACCTCGAAAGGTTGTCTAAGGATCTAAGTCCCGAACAAACAACTCAACATGTCCACAAGCTGGTACAGCAATTCCCTCCTTATGCCCTCGTACACGATCAAACGGGTGCGGGCTTTGTCGTTGAAACACTTTTAAAACAAAAGGTCAAGAACGTGCCTGTAATAGGTATTTCATACACGGGAGGTAATGGCAACCTGCGACTCGAGACAGTTGCAGTGAATTCAGCTCAACAACGCTCAGGAATAACTCTTAGTAAAACTAGGTCCCTAGAAATGTTCTACTTGCTACTAAAGGGTGGCT includes:
- a CDS encoding RAD55 family ATPase — translated: MDQLKPILIDIFAELSKKVTENKLTPTGVDYIDKLLDGGLLEDDFVNFMGPSGYGKTTIMNQLLASYVEASRRALLISTEQSFKGDIASRWQTLMTGESKNAFLSGHVDERAQALLKTKITHWEKFAIFESWAKKEKLDLLLEIEQLIIQEQPEVVLFDGWQRAADLVTKGSKNSKLDLREALQGLKNLAIKHQIPIMITHQLNGVAASKGNVNAISQFDAQEDKDFVHRFDMSIVFSRTNIDGVTIMQTGKSRHSEPSQVEVRLNGEFCKFELVDEGQDSEEMNDFGSI
- a CDS encoding phage terminase large subunit family protein codes for the protein MTEEELLGFIPYLDKALVEELLATGVITKEMHLSFLSNYTGATGDISVYLPYTAQLKGNPYSLLNFPMFRPLFNLNLEAQQVTYQCCRQVGKTESLSSLVCLKARVRDNYNSLVVAPRHEQATRISAAKTIPFLKESLAAKLPKFYVDSLRDVHKQEITLKNQNKIYFIGCYLSPDAARGLSTECVYYDEYQDINPEHTPVVNACKDGSMLYGEEYYFGTPKSTSGPLTEKFMEGSQGYWCVSCPSCDKEVWANDDIDDAGSYACERIIGIEGPTCIYCEYVFTFEEVLYKGYYKHRHPERLKKQIIEGREVLGKASYHICQSFHPAHMVSKAKWADLYNKANGSMDRVTFLNECMGIAADRGNVLITPQELADCCSEDATHINSLQSALTRSRVKNSRVYIAIDWSGFGGQASDSYTSLVIFRQDLTRPDYIEVLYLERLSKDLSPEQTTQHVHKLVQQFPPYALVHDQTGAGFVVETLLKQKVKNVPVIGISYTGGNGNLRLETVAVNSAQQRSGITLSKTRSLEMFYLLLKGGYVKLPTKDSCWKEITDLLNLQRESRISRNGTEEMFITRFLGRSDDFAHALNMGVTFALYKTNGYPNLQKKFFG